The Pan troglodytes isolate AG18354 chromosome 6, NHGRI_mPanTro3-v2.0_pri, whole genome shotgun sequence genomic sequence GATATGCCTATAGCAGAGAGCATAACCAAAAAAAGTGAAACTGTAGTCACTCCAATTGTTAACACTGAGAGGCAGAGTTTGAATCAGGTCAAAATTAGAAAGGACACAACAGGCCAtgtatgatggctcatgcctgtaaacccagcattctgggaggatcacttgaggccaggagttcgagatcagcctgggcaacatagtgagacctcatctctacaacaaaaaattatctgggcatggtggcccacacctgtagtgtctgctactcaggaggctgaggtaggaggactgcttgagcccaggaggtcgaggctgcactccagcctgggcaacagagcaaaatcagcaagatcctatcttttttttttttgagacggagtctcactgtgtcgcccaggctggagtgcagtggcgcaatctcggctcactgtaagctccgcctcctgggttcgcgccattctcctgcctcagactcccgagtagctggcactacaagcgccggccaccacgcctggctaattgtttgtatttttagtagagacggggtttcaccgtgttagccaggatagtctcgatctcctgacctcgtgatccacctgcctcggcctcccaaagtgctgggattacagacatgagccaccgcgcctggacgcaagatcctatctttaaaaaaaaaaaaaagaaaaaaaggaagaaaaaaggatgcAATGTTTACAGAAATAAGTCTGTTAATCAACTTTTCACACTAATTCAGTACTATAATCAGGCATATAAAAGACAAATTTACCTCCTTTGAGTCATCTATtctttcaaaatacacaaaagcaAATCCTCGAGATCGCCCAGTTCGCTGATCATAAACCACATTGACACCACTCAGTGGTCCATATCGAGAAAATACTTCACGAAGATCCCTCTCTGTTGTGTACAGACTGAGGCCAAACACTCCAAGGCAAGTGTTGGGATCTGGATTTGCCTATTGaatggaaatattatttaaaactccaaattaaaatcaaaatcaaagaaacacagaaataCTTTGTTTAGAACACCTCATCtaatacacaataaatatattgtTTCTAGTAATTTGGAGATAAGATTTTAAGAGAACTAGAGCAGATGAGCCATATTTTACAATTCACAGTACACCCAAGGCCTTCTTTGGGATATGCTTTCTGTCTATAGCCTGAATTAAAATGTTCTTACTCTCCAGCCCAGCAATGTTCATAATGTATCCTGAAaatcttgtaatcccagcattttgggaggctgaggtgggtggatcacctgaggttaggagttcgagaccagcctggccaacatggtgaaaccccatctctactaaaaatacaaaaattagctgggcatggtggcaggcgcctgtaatcccagctactccagaggctgaggcaggagaatcgcttgaatccagaaggtggaggttgcagtgagccaagatcgagccattgcactccagcctaggcgacaataGTGTTAGAAATGTTTGTTTCTCGGTGttgtaaagaaatagcacttgaacatacatttttttagtaaggccatttttattttctgtagaaagGGTACGCTTGTCAGCAGTTTTGTCACAAGagtacactgaacaaaggagacagggtcatttataatcTGACGTGTCTACCTTACTgttgtgtctgttttttattGGCTGGAATGGGACTTCACATTCTGATTTGTCTTGATTGGCTAGTAACTtcgaactttttaaaagaggcaaaggcagaggagaacaaaggaaggaggaagtaattTGTGGAAtgttgagaaaggtaaaaacacctttaaataaggaagaggaacaggctatgacctaatgcttgtttggaccagtataagcatgttAGGGCAAATacttaggctaaattgtgggagctaagaacataaagtacattgatttttttactacggctagtagatttttttttttttttttgagacggagtttcactcttgttgcccaggctggagggcaatggtgcgatcttggctcaccgcaacctccacctcccgaggtcaagccattctcctgcctcagcctcccaagtagacgggattacaggcatgcaccaccacccccagctaattttgtatttttaagtagagatggagtttctccatgttggtcagcctggtctcaaactcccaacctcaggtgatccaccccacccggcctagcagatatttaagaatgttagcacagctctttgaataaattttgcttctaagagaaatTATTATCTATTTctaattagatggggaggaaaaTCTCTTTGAAGAAGAACCTTTACTTTttataagagtgaaactccgtctcgcttataaaaaaaaaagtatcctcaGTTTAATACCATCTTTCTAGTTAATTCAAATGCTTTACATCCCTTACAGATTTGTACTTAATCTGACTTCATCTGTAATTGTTGATTTAGACCTCCTctcctccattttctttcttttttttttctgagacagggcctcactctcttgcccaagctggagtttagtggcctgatcatggctcactgcagccttggcctccttggGCTCAgggaatcctcccatctcagcctcccaagtagttgggattacaagcgtgagccaatatgcctggcccattttcatTCTTTAGCAAGGATATTCTTTCAGTGTTCCCACAATCcagattttagaaataaatttacagatttcaaaacattaaataatGACATGCTCCACCACAGTTTAAGTTAGTATCCTGTGGGAGAAGCATAGTACAGCATGCAAACATGCTCTAAGAACTTTAGAGCCCGGCTGCCTGGTTGAAACCTAGACTGCTAGTTagcaaaaactaaaccaaaaccaaaactaaaaCTCCTTCAATGTCATACATCCAAGACtcgatttttttaatatataacttGCCTCACAGAAATGTTAAAAGCTTTAAGTGTACTGAATAAAAGTGTCAGCTATGATTACTacaaagtttttaatatttctttgacCCCCTTACCCCATCAAAAAACTTTGAATATAACCCAGTATTCCCAACTCAGTTTATGCTTTTCACTTGAATTCGTggaacatatttcttttctttttttttttgagacggagtctcgctctgtcgcccaggctggagtgcagtggcgcgatctcggctcactgcaagctctgcctcccgggttcacaccattctcctgcctcagcctccggagtagctgggactacaggcgtctgcaaccgtgcccagctaattttttgtatttttagtagagacagggtttcaccgtggtctcgatctcctgacctcgtgatccgcccacctcggcctcccaaagtgctgggattacaggtgtgagccaccacgcccggccggaacatatttcttcccaaatttcatctccttttctttttttgagacagagtctcactctgtctcccaggccagtctggaatgcagtggcacaatctcggctcactgcaacctccgcctcccgggttcaagggattctccagcctcagcctctcaagtagttgggattacaggcgtaagccaccacgcctggctaatttttgtatttttagcagagatggggtttcaccatgttggccaggctggtctcgaactcctgaccttaggtgatccacaccctttggcctcccaaagtgctgggattacaggtgtgagccaccacgcccagccttcatGTCCTTTTTACTCAAAtgtcatgaaaagaaaaatatactcccggccaggcacggtagctcacgcctgtaaccccagcactttgggaggccaaggcaggtggatcacctgaggtcaggagtttgagaccagatgggtcaacatggtgaaaccccatttctacaaacacaaaaattagctgggtgtggtggtgcacacctgcaaccccagctattcaggaggctaaggctgcagtgagtcgaaattgcacccctgcactccagcctgggagacagagtaagactttgtctaaaaaaaagaaaatatacttccTTTGCATTCTTTGTCATAAAACATGGTAAGCTTATGAAAGATGGTGGCATTTCCTTTACTTTGAAAGCTAAAGCAGCTTATTAAGGATGTTTCCAGAGTATCACTTCTAAACAATGGCCAAGCTCCCCTAAAAGCAAGATATGCCATGACTAAacacataaaagagaaaataagtctTCATTAACTTTTATAAACCACGTACCCTGCTGCCAGTATGTCTTCTCCGGTTAGACATTGGAGAATGGCTTCGGCTCCTTCGCCGCCGGTATTCTGGTGTATATGATCTACTTCGAGATCGTCTCCTATGAGAGTGAGAGTGGGATCTGGATCGAGTGTAACGTCTATGAGAATGTCTCCTTGACCTCGACCTTTGAGAGAAATACATTTAGGTAAAAATACTGAAACAAAATGGCTAAAGTCCTTCCCTCTTCCAAGAAGGTATACATATATCCCTAACTATTCTCAGGTCCTTCCTCCTTGCTTCTGAGGAAAGGGTATTCTTCCTTTGGTTCACTTAAGTCACTACATCTTCCACTCTGTTCTCAGTCAAGCCCCTCTACATTCACCCTTTTCACCTAACCTTACAAAAATGTTAAGGCcccatcttcttttaaaaaacaaacaaacaaaaaaacaaaaaacaaaaacccactattgctataaaataaaatcgtggccgggtgcggtggctcatgcctgtaatcccagcactttgggaggccgaggcgagattGCGAGATcgcgagatcaagaccatcctggccaacatgttgaaacctcgtctctactaaaaatacaaaaattagccaggtgtggtggcaggcacctgtaattccagctacttgggaggctgaggcaggagaatcgcttgaacccaggaggcggaggttgcaagccgagattgcgccaccgcattccagcatggtaacagaacgagactctgtctcaaataaataaataaataaatcctttgATTCTTAGCTAAGTGCAGTGATGTGTGCTTATGTTCCCAGCTACATGGAAAGATGAAGCAAGAAAAATCACTTAgggccgggaacggtggctcatgcctgtaatcccagcaacttgtgaggccgaggcgggcggatcacgaggtcaggagatcgagaccatcctggctaacatggtgaaacccctctactaaaaatacaaaaaattagctgggcatggtggcgggcacctgtagtcccagctacttgggaggctgaggcaggaaatggcgcgaacccaggaggcggagcttgcagtgggctgagattgtgccactgtactccagcctgggcgacagagcgagactacgtctcaaaaaaaaaaaaaagagaaagaaagaaaaatcacttgggcccaggaggacaagtctagcccaggcaacatagcaagactccacacttctatttaaaaaaaaaaaacagaatcaaaaacaaaacaaaacaaaaaaatcaggctgggcgcagtggctcgtgcctgtaatcccagtactttgggaggccgaggcaggcagattacgaggtcaagagatcgagaccatcctcgccaacatggtaaaaccctgtctctactaaaaatacaaaaattagctgggcgtggtggcgcacgcctgtcatcccagctacttgggaggctgaggcacgagaatcacttgaacccgggaggtggaggctgcagtgagctgagatcgtgccactgcactccagcctgggaacaagcgcaaaactctgtctcaaaaaacaaacaaacaaacaaaatccttttTGATTTTCTGCTACTTTCTCCATATAgttctttgtcgcccaggctggagtgcagtggtatgatctcagctcactgcaacctctctctcccaggctcaagaaattcttccacctcagcttcctagacagctaggactacaggcatgcaccaccatgcctggctaatttttatattttctgtagtgacagggtttcgccatgttgcccaggctggtcttgaagtcctgttcaagcaatttgcccacctcgacctccccaattaagccagtgtgcctggcccataaaGTTCTACATTCCCCTCTCTGCTAAGTATCATTTCCATTTCCAATTCTTCTTTAGCCTGCTGCAATCTAGTATCTGCTAAACTAATTCAACAaccacctaaatgcccatcaaaactggtaacatttctttttttggagacagagtctcacttcttcacccaggatggagtgcaatggcataatctcagctcactgcaacctccgccttctgggttcaagtgattctcctgcctcagcctcctaagtagctgggattacaggcacttgccagcatgcccagctaatttttgcgtttttagtagagacggggtttccaccatgttggccaggttggtctcgaactcctgaccttgtgatccacccacctcggcctcccaaagcactgggattacaggcatgagccaccatgcccagcccaaaactGGTAACATTTCTGAgtcttcatttcttgttttttttttcccccttcttgagacagaatctcactctgtcgcccagactggagtgtgcagtggcctgatcttggctcactgcaacctccacttcctgggttcaagcgattctcctgcctcagcctcccgagttcctGGGAACTAcgggcctgtgccaccacacctggcaaattttttgtatttttagtagagacggggtctcaacatgttggccaggatggtctagaactcctgacctcaagtgatccacccctccttgtgctcccaaagtgctggggttatacgcatgagccaccacactcagcctaagCCTTTACTTATTGATGCTTTCTATAACATTTCACTTGTCTACTGCTGCTTTTCTAGTTCCCAGTTGCTCTAATTCCCAGTTGCTTGCAGTCCTTTCTTTGCCTGTAAGACTAATCcgacaggccgggcacggtggctcacgcctgtaatcccagccctttgggaggccgaggcaggcagatcaccaggtcaggagatagagaccattgtggctaacatgataaaaccccatctctattaaaaatacaaaaaattagctgggtgttggtggcgtgtgcctgtaatcccagctacttgggaggctgaggcaagagaatcacttgaaccagagaggcagacattgcagtgagccgagatcaggccactgtactccagcctggtgacagagtgagactccgtcttcaaAAAAAAGGCTAATGACCCACCCTTAAGTAAACTGACACAGACCAGCAGTGATGACAGTCATATAAAATACCTTCTATACGGTACtcaatgaacccaggaggtggaggttgcagtgagccaagatcacaccactgcactccagcctcggcaacagagcaagactccatctcaaaaaacaaacaaacaaacaaacaaacaaactcttcAACAGTCTCTACTTTTTTTCAGCTCAATAATAACCCATTGTTGATACTGCTAACTGTCCTCAGTAATTCCCTACTTGAACCAGATCACCCATTTTCTGTTAACTAAGTAATCAAGCAAAATTTTTTTGCACGATTTTACAAAGTGAGGATATGGAATACAGGAATAAAACTAATGAGGAAAGACCTTATGAAACACAATAGGTGAACAATAACGCTAGAAGAGTTGATATTTCCCATTTTAGCTAGCACCAATTTAcagttccaatttttaaaatgaaggaaaaaaaagtaagaaaatcctTAATTTAAAACATCAATTATTACTTTTAAACAGCAATGAAAGTGAGACAATAAAATTCTTccagttgggcgcagtggctcacgcctgtaatcccaacactttgggaggccaaggtgggcggatcacctgaggcaggagtacaagaccagcctggccaacatggtgaaacctcgtctctactaaaaatacaaaaaattagccaggcgcctgtgatcccagctactcgggaggctgaggcaggagaattgcttgaacccgggaggtggaggttgcagtgagccaagatcgtgccactgcactgcaggctgggcaacagagcgagactccatctcaaaacaaaaacaaaaacaaacaaaaaactcttcaagagtctctattttttaaaatcagacagtgacaacataaaaaaattaagagtaagGGAATAATGGATATGTGAATAACAATGTTCTCAGGTGACAAATGAAATGAGACAGGAGAAAAACGTTCTAGGTTGAAGGTGGCAAAAGCAAAGGCCCTAAGGCAAAAACATGCTCCTTTCTATTTCTAAGCTCAAATTCTAGCCAGTGCTATTCTGcacataataaatttaataactgAGTAGTAAGTAATCAAGCACCAGGCTAGACCCTCGCTGTAACAGAAAGCAGCATGGTTGCTAACCCCAAGAAAAGGACAGCCTTTTAACTGATTTTTCTGTCTCATGCCCCTTTGCAAGTAGACTATTCAAAGACATAAAATCTATCCCTCCACCCAAGAAATGACAAGGACGTAAGCTAACTGGTCAggctgttttaaaactttttttttttttaaaaaagaaagagtctctctgtcacccagggtggagtgcactggcgccatctcttggttcactgcaacccctgcctcctgggttcaagcgattctcctgcctaagcctcccaggtagctgggactacaggtgcccgccaccccgcccagctaatttttgtatttgtagcagaggcagggtttcgccatgttgcccaggctggtctgaaactcctgacctcaagttatctacccacctcggcttcccaaagtgttggtattacaggtgtgagccactgcacccagcctgtcttAAAACTTTTTATCCCACCTCAGTACACCTGGGGCATTTGACAGTGAACTTTGCATTGGTTCACTATTGCGTTTCTGTTGTCCATGGTGGTGGGACTCCAAATCAGCTAAGGACTTTTCCGCCCAATTACATCTCACCAGAGCTCTACCCTGGACAGAGTCagaatcttcagataaaaatgtaGCTGGAATGTAAATCCTAAAAATGCTTCTCAATCGTTCTGACCAACCAGCATAGCATACACACATCAACTTTCTCTGCATTAAATTACATGTGAGACTCCAATGCAGAAAACCGCCTTTTTGTTGTGCAAATATTGTTGGCATAGAAACCAGACACTAATTATCAAATGCCAAACACATTTAAATTGATGGCTATATACACATAATTTGTACTGGTTGCAACTATCCAATATATTAATTGGGCTGGGAGATGATTTTAgtattgatttcttatttttccagagatagggtctccctggcacccaggctgtggtgcagtggtgcaatcaatgcagcctggaactcctgggctcaagccatactTCCAAGTCTTTGTTTGGGATATAGTATTCATTTACGAAGAGCAATCTGAGAAAAACTGTAATTTTGAGTCTTTCGTGAAATTTCTACACAAAATGCAGCCAACAACTGCTTTGTCCTCAAAAACCCCAGAagaatattttaagtattatCTTAAACACACTTACCTGGATTTTGATCTTGATCGAGAATGGGATTCAGAGTGTTTGGAAACCCTTGATGGACTACGAGATCCTGACCTGCTCTCCGATTTTACACGAGCAGGAGTTCCCGTTGGAGATTTTGACTGAGAGCGAGACTCCTAACAAAGAAGACAGTATTACAAATGGCACTGGTCATGTAGATGCCTAACACCTAACATTTAAAGTACCGTAATTATTTATATTGATTGCTCCTGAAAAACAAATGGTTAGGCAACACCCTCCAGAAAAAATTTCAGCTCAATAATAACCCACTGTTAATACTGCTAACTGTCCTCAATAATTCCCTACTTGAACCAGATCACCAATTCTCTATTAACTAAGTAATCATGCAAATTCATCTACAACTTGATCATACAGACACTGGAACAT encodes the following:
- the TRA2A gene encoding transformer-2 protein homolog alpha isoform X1, translated to MSDVEENNFEGRESRSQSKSPTGTPARVKSESRSGSRSPSRVSKHSESHSRSRSKSRSRSRRHSHRRYTRSRSHSHSHRRRSRSRSYTPEYRRRRSRSHSPMSNRRRHTGSRANPDPNTCLGVFGLSLYTTERDLREVFSRYGPLSGVNVVYDQRTGRSRGFAFVYFERIDDSKEAMERANGMELDGRRIRVDYSITKRAHTPTPGIYMGRPTHSGGGGGGGGGGGGGGGGRRRDSYYDRGYDRGYDRYEDYDYRYRRRSPSPYYSRYRSRSRSRSYSPRRY